In the genome of Kluyveromyces marxianus DMKU3-1042 DNA, complete genome, chromosome 1, one region contains:
- the HGT1 gene encoding sugar porter family MFS transporter, with the protein MTLKDKLLLRNIEFKGTFYAKFPQIHNIYAIGVISCISGLMFGFDISSMSSMIGTETYKKYFDHPKSITQGGITASMSGGSFLGSLLSPAISDTFGRKVSLHICAVLWIVGCILQSAAQDQPMLIAGRVIAGLGIGFGSGSAPIYCSEISPPKVRGLITGLFQFSITVGIMILFYVGYGCHFLSGNLSFRLTWGLQVIPGFVLLVGVLFLPESPRWLANHDRWEETESIVAKVVAKGNVDDEEVKFQLEEIKEQVILDAAAKNFSFKDLLRPKTRKKLFVGVCAQMWQQLCGMNVMMYYIVYVFNMAGYTGNTNLVASSIQYVLNVLMTFPALFLIDKVGRRPVLIVGGIFMFTWLFAVAGLLASYSVPAPNGVNGDDTVTIRIPDKHKSAAKGVIACSYLFVCSFAPTWGIGIWIYCSEIFNNMERAKGSSVAAATNWAFNFALAMFVPSAFKNISWKTYIVFGVFSVALTVQTYFMFPETRGKTLEEIDQMWVDNIPAWKTSSYIPQLPIIEDEFGNKLGLLGNPQHLEHVKSVEKDTVVEKLESSEANSSSSV; encoded by the coding sequence ATGACTTTAAAAGATAAACTATTGCTCCGCAATATCGAATTCAAGGGAACTTTCTATGCGAAGTTCCCGCAAATTCACAACATTTACGCAATCGGTGTGATTTCGTGTATATCTGGTCTCATGTTTGGTTTCGATATCTCTTCAATGTCTTCCATGATCGGTACTGAAACttacaaaaaatattttgacCATCCAAAATCCATTACCCAAGGTGGTATCACCGCGTCAATGTCCGGTGGTTCCTTCTTAGGCTCTTTACTCTCTCCTGCTATTTCCGATACCTTTGGCAGAAAAGTGTCGTTGCACATTTGTGCCGTCTTGTGGATCGTCGGATGCATTTTGCAAAGTGCTGCCCAAGACCAACCAATGCTAATCGCTGGCCGTGTTATCGCAGGGTTGGGTATCGGGTTCGGCTCTGGTTCTGCTCCAATTTACTGTTCTGAAATCTCCCCACCAAAGGTTAGAGGCTTGATCACCGGTCTTTTCCAGTTCTCTATCACTGTTGGTATTATGATTCTCTTCTACGTTGGTTACGGGTGCCACTTCCTCAGTGGTAATCTTTCATTCAGATTGACTTGGGGTTTGCAAGTTATCCCAGGATTTGTGTTGCTGGTCGGTGTCCTATTCTTGCCAGAATCCCCACGTTGGTTGGCTAACCACGACCGTTGGGAAGAAACTGAGTCAATCGTCGCCAAGGTCGTCGCCAAGGGTAACGtagacgatgaagaagtcaagttccaattggaagaaattaaagagcAGGTGATTCTTGATGCTGCCGCCAAGAACTTCTCCTTCAAGGATTTGCTAAGACCAAAGACCAGAAAGAAGCTCTTTGTTGGTGTGTGTGCTCAAATGTGGCAACAATTGTGTGGTATGAACGTTATGATGTACTACATTGTGTACGTCTTTAACATGGCTGGTTACACTGGTAACACCAACTTGGTTGCATCTTCCATTCAATACGTCTTGAACGTGCTAATGACTTTCCCTGCACTATTCTTAATCGATAAAGTCGGTAGAAGACCTGTCTTGATCGTTGGTGGTATTTTCATGTTCACATGGTTGTTCGCTGTCGCTGGTTTGTTGGCATCATATTCCGTCCCAGCTCCAAATGGTGTTAACGGTGATGATACTGTCACAATCAGAATCCCAGACAAGCACAAGTCCGCCGCTAAGGGTGTCATTGCATGTTCATACTTGTTCGTCTGCTCTTTCGCTCCAACCTGGGGTATTGGTATCTGGATTTACTGTTCCGAAATTTTCAACAACATGGAAAGAGCCAAGGGTTCCTCTGTGGCTGCTGCTACCAACTGGGCATTCAACTTCGCTTTGGCGATGTTCGTCCCATCTGCATTCAAGAACATCTCATGGAAAACATACATCGTCTTTGGTGTCTTTTCAGTTGCATTGACTGTCCAAACCTACTTCATGTTCCCAGAAACTAGAGGTAAGaccttggaagaaatcgaCCAAATGTGGGTCGACAACATCCCAGCCTGGAAGACTAGCAGCTACATCCCACAATTGCCTATCATCGAAGATGAATTTGGTAACAAGTTGGGTTTGTTGGGTAACCCACAACATCTCGAGCATGTTAAATCCGTCGAAAAGGATACTGTAGTGGAAAAATTAGAATCGTCAGAGGCTAATAGCAGCAGCTCGGTCtag
- the HGT1 gene encoding sugar porter family MFS transporter encodes MSFLDKKTIRGKPVKDILLLRNIDYKGTFYKKFPHVYNIYAIGMISCISGLMFGFDISSMSSMIGTKRYKRYFGHPGPTAQGGITGSMAAGSFLGSLLSPNFSDTFGRKMSLHICSVFWIIGAIIQCAAQGKAMLVVGRILSGIGIGFGSSAAPVYCSEISPPKIRGLISGLFQFSVTVGIMILFYIGYGCHFINGTGSFRLTWGLQMVPGFILALGVLFLPESPRWLANHDRWDEAETVVANVAAKGNRQDEQVQFQLEEIKEQVLIDAAAKDFSFKDLFRPKTRKKTIVGISAQMWQQLCGMNVMMYYIVYIFNMAGYTGNTNLVASSIQYVLNVIMTIPALFLIDKAGRRPVLIVGGILMFTWLFAVAGLLATYSDPAPGGVDGDSTVTIKIPHKHKPAARAVIACSYLFVCSYAPTWGIGIWIYCSEIFNNMERAKGSSVSTATNWAFNFALAMFVPSSFKNISWRTYIIFGAFSVSLTVQTFLMFPETRGKTLEEIDQMWADNIPAWKTTSYVPQLPVVEDEEGNKLGLLGNPQHLEDVNSNEKSEQTNSNSNNSTHNSIANDSRV; translated from the coding sequence ATGTCATTCTTAGACAAGAAAACTATTAGGGGCAAGCCTGTAAAGGATATACTGTTGCTCCGTAACATCGATTACAAGGGAACGTTCTATAAGAAGTTCCCCCATGTCTACAACATTTATGCCATTGGTATGATTTCATGTATCTCCGGTCTTATGTTCGGTTTCGATATCTCGTCAATGTCATCTATGATCGGTACTAAGAGATATAAGAGATACTTTGGTCACCCTGGTCCAACTGCCCAAGGTGGTATCACCGGTTCCATGGCTGCTGGTTCATTCCTGGGTTCCTTACTTTCTCCAAACTTCTCAGATACCTTCGGTAGAAAGATGTCCTTGCACATCTGCTCCGTGTTCTGGATTATTGGTGCTATTATCCAATGCGCAGCTCAGGGTAAAGCCATGTTGGTTGTAGGACGTATTCTATCTGGTATCGGTATCGGTTTCGGTTCCTCTGCTGCTCCAGTGTACTGTTCTGAGATTTCTCCTCCAAAGATTAGAGGTTTGATTTCCGGTCTCTTCCAATTCTCAGTCACCGTCGGTATCATGATTCTATTTTACATCGGTTACGGTTGTCATTTCATCAACGGTACGGGATCCTTCAGGTTGACTTGGGGTTTGCAAATGGTCCCAGGTTTCATCTTAGCTCTTGGTGTCTTGTTCTTGCCAGAATCTCCACGTTGGTTGGCTAACCACGACCGTTGGGACGAAGCCGAGACTGTTGTTGCCAACGTTGCCGCTAAGGGTAACCGCCAGGACGAGCAAGTGCAATTTCAGTTGGAGGAAATTAAGGAACAAGTGTTGATCGATGCTGCCGCCAAGGACTTCTCATTCAAGGACTTGTTCAGACCAAAGAccagaaagaagacaatAGTCGGTATCTCTGCCCAAATGTGGCAACAATTATGTGGTATGAACGTTATGATGTACTATATTGTGTACATTTTCAACATGGCTGGTTACACCGGTAACACTAACTTGGTTGCATCTTCTATTCAATACGTCTTGAATGTGATCATGACTATTCCTGCTCTATTCTTGATCGATAAGGCTGGTAGAAGACCTGTCTTGATCGTTGGTGGTATCTTGATGTTCACATGGTTGTTTGCTGTCGCTGGTTTGTTGGCCACGTACTCCGATCCAGCACCAGGTGGTGTTGATGGTGACTCTACCGTGACCATTAAGATCCCTCATAAGCATAAACCAGCTGCCAGAGCAGTTATTGCATGTTCGTACTTGTTTGTGTGTTCCTACGCTCCAACCTGGGGTATTGGTATCTGGATTTACTGTTCTgaaatcttcaacaacatgGAGAGAGCCAAGGGTTCCTCAGTATCTACGGCAACGAACTGGGCATTTAACTTCGCATTAGCAATGTTTGTCCcatcttctttcaagaacATCTCATGGAGAACTTATATCATTTTCGGTGCCTTCTCTGTTTCGTTGACCGTCCAGACCTTCTTAATGTTCCCTGAGACAAGAGGTAAGACCTTGGAAGAGATTGACCAAATGTGGGCCGACAACATCCCAGCCTGGAAGACTACTAGCTACGTCCCACAATTACCAGTTGtcgaagacgaagaaggCAACAAATTGGGCTTGTTGGGTAACCCACAGCACTTGGAGGATGTGAATTCGAACGAGAAGTCTGAGCAAACAAACTCTAACTCTAACAATTCGACGCATAATAGCATCGCGAACGACTCTCGCGtataa
- the HGT1 gene encoding sugar porter family MFS transporter has translation MSLKDKILLRNINYQGTFYKKFPQLYNIYLIGLISCISGLMFGFDISSMSSMIGTKEYKRYFGHPDATRQGGITGAMSAGSFLGSLLSPNFSDTFGRKMSMQICSILWIVGCIIQCASQDVAMLVVGRVISGMGIGFGSSAAPVYCSEIAPPTIRGLISGLFQFSVTVGIMILFYVGYGCHFINGAASFRLTWGLQMIPGFILGVGVLFLPESPRWLANHDRWDEAETIVANVAAKGDRENEQVKFQLEEIKEQVLIDAAAKDFAFKDLFRPKTRKKTIVGICAQMWQQLCGMNVMMYYIVYIFNMAGYTGNTNLVASSIQYVLNVIMTIPALFLIDKAGRRPVLIIGGILMFSWLFAVAGLLATYSDPAPGGVDGDTTVTIRIPDKHKSAAKGVIACSYLFVCSFAPTWGIGIWIYCSEIFNNMERARGSSVSAATNWAFNFALAMFVPSSFKNISWKTYIIFGVFSVALTVQTFFMFPETRGKTLEEIDQMWADNIPAWKTGSYVPQLPVVEDEEGNKLGLLGNPQHLEDVNSTEKGLMDKSSSNLDSNSQSNNSNSNSN, from the coding sequence atgtCATTGAAAGACAAGATTTTGCTTCGTAATATCAATTACCAGGGTACGTTCTACAAGAAGTTCCCTCAACTTTACAATATCTACCTTATTGGTTTGATCTCATGTATTTCCGGTCTTATGTTCGGTTTTGATATCTCATCGATGTCGTCGATGATTGGTACCAAGGAGTACAAGAGATACTTTGGTCATCCAGATGCCACTAGACAAGGTGGTATCACTGGTGCCATGTCGGCTGGTTCGTTCCTGGGGTCTTTGCTATCTCCAAACTTTTCTGATACTTTTGGTAGAAAGATGTCTATGCAAATCTGTTCCATCTTGTGGATCGTCGGTTGTATCATCCAATGTGCTTCTCAAGACGTTGCCATGTTGGTTGTTGGTCGTGTGATTTCAGGTATGGGTATTGGTTTCGGTTCCTCTGCTGCTCCAGTGTACTGTTCTGAGATTGCTCCTCCAACCATTAGAGGTCTGATTTCCGGTCTCTTCCAATTCTCAGTCACTGTCGGTATCATGATTTTGTTCTACGTCGGTTACGGTTGTCATTTCATCAACGGTGCCGCCTCCTTCAGATTGACATGGGGTTTGCAAATGATCCCAGGTTTCATCTTGGGTGTTGGTGTCCTATTCTTGCCAGAATCCCCACGTTGGTTGGCTAACCACGACCGTTGGGATGAAGCTGAAACCATTGTTGCCAACGTTGCTGCTAAGGGTGACCGCGAAAACGAACAAGTTAAGTTCCAATTAGAAGAAATTAAGGAACAAGTGTTGATCGATGCTGCCGCCAAGGACTTCGCCTTCAAGGACTTGTTCAGACCAAAGACTAGAAAGAAGACCATCGTCGGTATTTGTGCTCAAATGTGGCAACAATTGTGTGGTATGAACGTTATGATGTACTACATCGTTTACATTTTCAACATGGCTGGTTACACCGGTAACACTAACTTGGTCGCATCTTCTATTCAATACGTCTTGAATGTGATCATGACTATTCCTGCTCTATTCTTGATCGATAAGGCTGGTAGAAGACCTGTCTTGATCATTGGTGGTATCTTAATGTTCTCATGGTTGTTCGCTGTCGCTGGTTTGTTGGCCACGTACTCTGATCCAGCACCAGGTGGTGTCGATGGTGATACTACTGTTACTATTAGAATCCCAGACAAGCACAAGTCCGCCGCTAAGGGTGTCATTGCATGTTCATACTTGTTCGTCTGCTCTTTCGCTCCAACCTGGGGTATTGGTATCTGGATTTACTGTTCCgaaatcttcaacaacatgGAAAGAGCTAGAGGTTCCTCTGTGTCTGCTGCTACCAACTGGGCATTTAACTTCGCATTAGCAATGTTTGTTCcatcttctttcaagaacATCTCATGGAAGACATACATCATTTTCGGTGTCTTCTCTGTTGCATTGACCGTCCAAACTTTCTTCATGTTCCCTGAGACAAGAGGTAAGaccttggaagaaatcgaCCAAATGTGGGCTGACAACATCCCAGCCTGGAAGACCGGCAGCTACGTCCCACAATTACCAGTTGtcgaagacgaagaaggtAACAAGTTGGGCTTGTTGGGTAACCCACAGCATCTAGAAGATGTCAACTCCACTGAAAAGGGTTTGATGGACAAGTCTTCTTCTAACCTTGACTCTAACAGTCAATCAAACaactcaaactcaaactcTAACTAA